Proteins from one Bactrocera neohumeralis isolate Rockhampton chromosome 3, APGP_CSIRO_Bneo_wtdbg2-racon-allhic-juicebox.fasta_v2, whole genome shotgun sequence genomic window:
- the LOC126754113 gene encoding trans-1,2-dihydrobenzene-1,2-diol dehydrogenase-like — MALRWGIASAGKISHDFAVGLSTLPASDHKLVAIAARQKDRAEEFAKTHDIPNAFGSYKELAQFADVDVVYVGALNPQHLEIASLFLEHGKHVLCEKPLCMNYKQAKQLTDLAKSKKLFLMEAIWSRFFPAYQYTRQQIKNGALGEIKEVEVAFGFDLSGVDRLTKKDLGGGVVLDLGVYTIQASQWGFQEAPEKVIAKGELNEDGVDKYVEAELQYSGGRVGKLTFGAKEELANRAIFKGTKGQITIHNFWSPTKIVDVDGQEKEWPLPKAKLTTNYRNSEGLSYEAEATRKTILSGKTENEFVTHNDSLIIAKVQDDIRRQIGVVFPEDQ, encoded by the exons atggcTTTGCGTTGGGGTATTGCATCTGCTGGTAAAATTAGCCACGATTTTGCCGTTGGTTTGAGCACACTGCCAGCGAGTGATCACAAACTTGTCGCCATAGCGGCACGTCAAAAGGATCGTGCGGAAGAATTCGCCAAGACACATGACATCCCAAATGCATTTGGTAGTTACAAGGAATTGGCTCAATTTGCTGATGTTG ATGTTGTCTATGTTGGTGCCTTGAATCCACAGCACTTGGAAATTGCTTCGCTCTTTCTCGAACATGGCAAACATGTTTTGTGCGAGAAACCGTTATGCATGAATTACAAGCAAGCCAAGCAACTGACTGATCTTGCCAAAAGCAAAAAGCTTTTCCTTATGGAAGCAATCTGGTCGCGTTTCTTCCCTGCCTATCAGTACACACGCCAGCAAATCAAAAACGGCGCCTTGGGTGAAATTAAAGAAGTGGAAGTTGCATTCGGCTTCGACTTGAGTGGTGTTGATCGTTTAAC TAAGAAAGATTTGGGTGGTGGCGTCGTGCTGGATTTGGGTGTTTATACCATTCAAGCATCACAATGGGGCTTCCAAGAAGCACCAGAAAAGGTCATTGCCAAGGGAGAACTCAACGAAGATGGCGTGGATAAATATGTTGAAGCCGAATTACAATATTCGGGTGGACGCGTTGGCAAACTGACGTTCGGCGCCAAGGAAGAGCTGGCGAACAGAGCGATCTTCAAGGGCACCAAAGGCCAAATTACG ATCCACAACTTCTGGTCTCCCACAAAAATTGTTGACGTCGATGGTCAAGAAAAGGAATGGCCACTACCAAAGGCTAAACTTACTACAAATTATAGAAATTCTGAAGGTTTGAGCTATGAAGCCGAGGCCACACGTAAAACCATTCTAAGCGGTAAAACCGAAAACGAGTTTGTTACACATAACGACAGTttgattattgccaaagtacaggATGACATCAGACGTCAAATCGGTGTAGTCTTCCCCGAAGATCAATAA